From Paraglaciecola sp. L1A13:
GATGTTCGCCAAACGTAATAAGGCGCGCTAGACATTCGTAACGCCAAACCTGATTATTAGACAAATCCATAATCGGCTGAAAAAACGGCACGACGTTATCAAGGTTAAAACTTTCAGTGACCTGAGAAACTTTCATAATGGGTAATGTTTTTTCTTTATACTATAGCAAGTTAGCGCTTTAAGGCTAGGTACAATCGAACAACTTTTGTGCTTTGTGCTTGCAGATCAAACAAATATCACACTTTGTTACGTAAAAATATGTCGTGAAATCTTACCTTAGCCCTCTATTTTATGGGTCTTTATGTTGGTATGGCTGGAAAATTAATGTAAAGTTCGCGACCCGAAAGTTTTCATATGAGGTGTCAAGCGTGGCTGTAGCTGAAGTCAGTTTAGAGCATTTGTTTAGAGTTTTTACTATGCCTGAAGGTAAAGATTCTAAGTTAGCTCAGATTGAGCAGCATCTGTCAGATAACTTGGCCGACTTTTTGTCTCAACATGTGGTGACCAAAGTCACATCGCTTGAGCAAATAGAGCAAAGTTTTGCAGAATTTAATGTGCCAGAGCACCCAGAGTTCGTTTCTGAGCACGCGGCGAACTTACTTGAAAAAGTAGTCGCAAATTCCGTTAATACCTATTCGCCAACATTTATCGGGCACATGACGTCTGCTTTACCTTATTTTCATTTATCTCTGGCTAAATTATTAGTCGGGTTGAATCAAAATTTGGTCAAAATTGAAACATCTAAAGCCTTTACGCCTTTGGAGCGTCAAGTGCTGGGTATGATGCACGAATTGGTGTATGGCCAGAATGCCGAGTTTTATAACACCTATCTGCACAGCGCCAATCATGCGTTGGGCGCCTTTTGCTCTGGCGGAACAATCGCCAATGTCACCGCTTTGTGGGTTGCCCGAAACAAAGCACTTGCTGCTGATGGCAAATTTAAAGGTGTTGCTCGTGAAGGTCTTGCCGCTGGCCTGACACATTACGGTTATAAGAAAATGGCAATTTTGTCATCTCGTAGGGGCCATTATTCGCTATCCAAATCAGTTGACATACTCGGCTTAGGCCGAGAGCAATTAATTACCCTAGACTGCCCTACCCAGCGACTATCACCAGAGAAAGCCTTAGCGTTTGGCAAACAATACGCCGAGCAAGGTAACAAAATTTTAAGCATAGTTGGGGTTGCAGGTACCACCGAGACAGGCCATGTAGACCCGTTAGACGAACTAGCTGATGTAGCCGAGGAGTTAGGTTGCCATTTCCATGTTGATGCAGCCTGGGGCGGCGCAACGCTTTTCTCGAATACCCATAGAAATATTCTTAAAGGTATTCAGCGCGCAGACTCAGTGACCATAGATGCACACAAGCAAATGTACGTACCTATGGGTGCTGGCATGGTCTTATTTAAAGATCCTAATGATAGTAATGCGGTACGACATCACGCCAACTACATATTGCGGGCAGGTTCAAAAGACTTAGGTGCCACGACGCTAGAGGGTTCGCGCAATGGTATGGCTATGATGGTATATTCGTCTTTGCATATCTTTGGTCGACAGGGCTATGAGTTATTGATCGATCAAAGCATAGAAAAAGCTAAGATATTCGCGCGTATGATTCAATCGCATCCTGACTTTGAATTGATCACACATCCAACGTTATCTTTGCTTACCTATCGGATAAATCCACAAGAAATACAACAGCAGATCAAAGCTGATCCTTCATTGAGCCCTGGGTTTAATAAGAAATTAGATAAGCTCACTGTTTATGTACAAAAGCAGCAACGTGAAGCAGGTAAGTCGTTTGTATCGCGTACACGCTTACAAACAGAAGCTTATGGCGATCAAACTATGACGGTTTTTCGTGTGGTATTGGCCAATCCGCTAACCACAGAGAAAGATTTACAGAATATTCTTGATGAGCAAATGGAAATCGCTAACAAGAGTGAAGACTGGGCTGAATTAACTAAAAATCCTTTTCTTAGTTAGCGTTAGACTCTTTACCGCTAACAATTAAAAAGGCTGTTAGTTTTCACTAACAGCCTTTTTAATGATTCAAGTAAAATCCAATAACGACTAGGTTAATGACACCTGAATATTATCAATCAAGCGGGTACGGCCTAAAAACGCAGCCGCTAGGATTACAACCTTAGTCTCTTCATGACCTGGTTGTAATAGTGTATCTGCCGAGCGAATTTCGATGTAATCGATACTAAATCCTGCTTGTGCGAGCATCTCGCAACATTCACTGGTAATACGTGAAAAGTCTCGTCTTCCGGATTCAATTTTTTGACGCATCTCTTGTAGGCGTTGGTACAAGGTAGGCGCTAAAACTCGCTGTTCTGCGTTAAGATATTGGTTACGTGAACTCAACGCTAACCCATTTTCTTCTCGAGTCGTAATCACACCATGAACCGTTAAGTTCATCGATAAGTCAGTGACCATAGCTTTGATGACTTGTAATTGCTGAAAATCTTTTTCACCAAAAAAAGCCATGTTCGGCTGCACCATATTAAACAGCTTACAGACAATGGTGGCCACACCGCGGAAATGACCTGGCCTGCTAGCACCGCAAATCATATATGAAATACCAGGCACTTCGACAAAGGTTTGCTGTTCAAGACCCCGCGAATAGATGTCTTTTACTTGCGGGGTAAACAAAACGTCTACGCCCATCTCGCTTAATACTTTGCGATCATTTTCTAATGTGCG
This genomic window contains:
- the panP gene encoding pyridoxal-dependent aspartate 1-decarboxylase PanP, giving the protein MAVAEVSLEHLFRVFTMPEGKDSKLAQIEQHLSDNLADFLSQHVVTKVTSLEQIEQSFAEFNVPEHPEFVSEHAANLLEKVVANSVNTYSPTFIGHMTSALPYFHLSLAKLLVGLNQNLVKIETSKAFTPLERQVLGMMHELVYGQNAEFYNTYLHSANHALGAFCSGGTIANVTALWVARNKALAADGKFKGVAREGLAAGLTHYGYKKMAILSSRRGHYSLSKSVDILGLGREQLITLDCPTQRLSPEKALAFGKQYAEQGNKILSIVGVAGTTETGHVDPLDELADVAEELGCHFHVDAAWGGATLFSNTHRNILKGIQRADSVTIDAHKQMYVPMGAGMVLFKDPNDSNAVRHHANYILRAGSKDLGATTLEGSRNGMAMMVYSSLHIFGRQGYELLIDQSIEKAKIFARMIQSHPDFELITHPTLSLLTYRINPQEIQQQIKADPSLSPGFNKKLDKLTVYVQKQQREAGKSFVSRTRLQTEAYGDQTMTVFRVVLANPLTTEKDLQNILDEQMEIANKSEDWAELTKNPFLS
- the panC gene encoding pantoate--beta-alanine ligase — its product is MRVISNIASLRDVRRSWQAESKVIAFVPTMGNLHQGHLNLVKEAKLKADVVVVSIFVNPLQFGPDEDLEAYPRTLENDRKVLSEMGVDVLFTPQVKDIYSRGLEQQTFVEVPGISYMICGASRPGHFRGVATIVCKLFNMVQPNMAFFGEKDFQQLQVIKAMVTDLSMNLTVHGVITTREENGLALSSRNQYLNAEQRVLAPTLYQRLQEMRQKIESGRRDFSRITSECCEMLAQAGFSIDYIEIRSADTLLQPGHEETKVVILAAAFLGRTRLIDNIQVSLT